ACGCCGCCCACCCCGATCGGGGCGCCCGGCGGCACCACCAGCACCTCGGCCCGCCCGCCCAGGTGCAGCAGCACGGGCGGCGGGTGTCCGGCGTTGGCGATGGTGATCCGGTGCGCGACCGGATCGTAGACCGCGTACAGGCAGGTCGCCATCCGGTCGCTGCCCAGGCGCTGCGCCTGCTCGTCCAGGTGGTGCAGGACCTCCTGCGGCGGCAGGTCGAGCTGCGCCAGGGTCTGCGCCGTCGTCCGGAGCTGGCCCATGATCGCCGCCGAGGTCATGGAGTGGCCCATCACATCGCCGACGACCAGCGCGACCCGGCTGCCGGGCAGCGGGATCGCGTCGTACCAGTCGCCGCCGACCCGGGCCGTCTCCGCTGCCGGAAGATAGCGCGAGGCGAGCCGGACGCCGGTGGGCTGGGGCAGCGAGTCGGGCAGCATCGTGCGCTGCAGCTCGTCGGCGATGTAGGCCTCGCGCCCGTACAGCACGGCCTTGTCGATGCCGAGCGCGGTGTGCGTCGCCAGTTGCGCCGCGACCAGCAGATCACTGGCCTCGAACGGGGTGCGCTCGGTGCCGCGCACGAACACCGCGGCCCCGATGACCCGGCGCCGCCCGCGCAGCGGGGCGAGGATCGCCCGGTGTCCGGTGGGGACGGACCGGCCGGGGCCGAGCAGTTCCGGCAGGGCGGCCCGCGCCGCCGCGGAGTCGCCGAAGACCGGCCGCACCCCGCGCAGCACCTCGGCCAGCGCACCGCCCGCCCGCACCTCGCACAGCTCGGCGGCCGGCATCAGGTCGGCCTGCGGGTCCAGGATCAGCGGGCGCAGCCGCTCGGTCTCCGATCCGGTCGCCTCGCCGGCCTCCTCGCCGCTGACGCGCAGCCGGTCGCTGCGGCGCAGCCGCAGGACGAACGGGCTCACCGGGCGCTCGTCGCCCACCGGGAGCGGGTCGCGCAGATAGACCAGGATCGCGTCGGAGAACGTCGGCACGCTGGCCCGGCACAGCCCGAGGACGATCTCGTCCAGGTCTATGCCCCGGGCGATCCGCCGGGTCGCCGCGCCGACGAAGCGCAGCCGGTCGCCCTCGCGGCGGGTGGCCGCCTGCGCCTCGGCGGCGGCTCCCGGACCCGGGTTCGGCGCGGCGGCCGGAGCCGGGACCGCGGCAGCGGCGGCCGCTGCCGCGGCGTCCTGCTGCCGGGGCCGGGTGCGCTCCTGCTGCCGGGCCGCCAGAGGCTGCCGGCCTTCGTGGGAGGTGGGGTGCTCCGTCACGCGTGGGATTCCGTCCGTCCGGGCCGGTTGTATGAGGCAGTCACCTCGTGGGGCGTTACTGTGCCCCGGCAAGCGCGGGAAGAACAACGGCTGTCACCGGATGCCCCCGATGAAGGGGCCGAAACCGAGCGCCCCGGAGATGGCCGACGGGCGACCCCGCCGGCGGCGGACGCGGTGAGAGGGCAGCGGACAGCGTGCACGTCTCCACCCCCTCGTAGTGGCTCCCGCGACCGAGCGGAACGTCCGGGTCCGTGGCCCGTCCCTCCGCACGACCGGTGTGATGACTTGTGGTCAGTTCCGGTGTGGTGCCCGCTGGTTGCGGCGATCAGCCCTCCGTACGACCGGACCTGCCGACCGGACCGCCCGAAGGGTCTCTCCAGGGTCTCACGACGGCATACGGGCAGGGGTGCGGTCCCAGTCATCCGGCAGCGGCGGCACCTGCCACCGCGGATCGGGCCGCCAGTGCTCCCAGCCGTCCCGGAACGGCGTCCCCCACCCGGTGATCACCTCGACCGCCGCGAGCCCCGCCGCACGGACCCGCGCCGCGGTCTCCCGGTCCATCAGGCCGACCTGCTGCGCCTGGGCGAACTCGTCCTCGTCGAGCCATTTCCAGCTCCGGTCGGGGTTCACGGAGATGTCGAGAAAGTGATCCTCGGAATCCACCCCTCCGGACCACCGGGTCCGGGGCTCCTCCAGATTCACGTACCAGTTGCGGAACATCCAGCCCCGGTCCCAGAACAGCCACACCGACCACGGGTCCCCGGGCCTGGCCAGCTTCAGCACCCCGGAGCCGAACCAGGTCGAGCGGGCCGTGGTGCGCGGTGCGGTGTAGCGGGTGGCCAGCGGCTCGGCGTGCACCTGGGTGCCGTCGGCCAGCACCGGCCGCACGCATTCGGTGCCGGGCGCCATCCAGACGGCGAGCAGCTCGTCGGTGTCCTGGACCACGGTCACCGGACGGCAGATGTGCACGGGCGGGGCGCCGGCCGTCCGGTGGGCCCGGCCGTTGTCGCGGTAGCGCCAGAGGATCCGGTCCCCCGGCGCCCAGCGTGCGTGCTCTCCCGTACCTGTCATGGAGAGATCTTACGGAGCGCTCCCACCGGCCCGCTGCGACTCAGGTCACCCGGTCGCGATCCGCCGGACACCTCAGCCGTCACGGCCACCCCGGGTGTCACGCGGTCACCCCGGGGGCCGCCGGGCGCCCTCGGACGTCCCCGGGCGGCGCCCTGGCGGCCCGCGCTCACGGGCGCGTCATCCGCAGCACGTCCAGTGCCTCGTCGAGCTGCTCCATCGTCAGGTCGCCGCGCTCGACGTACCCCGAGGCCAGGACCGTCTCGCGGATCGTCGTCCCGTCCCTGAGGGACTTCTTGGCGACCTTCGCCGCCTCCTCGTAGCCGATGTACTTGTTCAGCGGGGTCACCACGGAGGGCGAGGACTCGGCGTAGGCGCGGGCCCGTTCCACGTCGGCGGTGATGCCGTTGACCGTGCGGTCCGCGAGCAGCCGGGAGGCGCGTGCCAGCAGCCGTACGGACTCCAGCAGGTTCTTCGCGATGACCGGGAGCATCACGTTCAGCTCGAAGTTGCCCGCCGCGCCGGCCGTGGCGACCGTCGCGTCGTTGCCGGTGACCTGGGCGGCGACCATCAGGACCGCCTCCGGGACCACCGGGTTGACCTTGCCCGGCATGATCGAGGAGCCCGGCTGGAGGTCGGGCAGTGCGATCTCGGCGAGGCCGGTGCGCGGACCCGACGCCATCCACCGCAGATCGTTGCAGATCTTGGTCAGCGACACGGCGATGGTCCGCAGCTGTCCGGACGTCTCCACGAGCCCGTCCCGCGCGCCCTGCGCCTCGAAGTGGTCGCGGGCCTCGGTGAGCGGCAGCCCCGTGGCGTCCGCGACCTCCGCGATCACGGCGGCGGAGAAGCCGGGCGGGGTGTTGATGCCGGTGCCCACCGCCGTACCGCCGAGCGGCAGTTCGGCGAGCCGGGGGAGGGAGGCGCGCAGCCGCTCCACGCCGTAGCGGATCTGGGCCGCGTAGCCGCCGAACTCCTGGCCGAGGGTGACCGGGGTGGCGTCCATCAGATGCGTACGGCCGGACTTCACGACCTCCGCGAATTCGGCCGATTTCCGCCCCAGGGATTCCGCCAGGTGGTCCAGGGCGGGGATCAGGTCGGCGGTGACGGCGGCGGTGGCGGCGATGTGGATGGAGGACGGGAAGACGTCGTTGGACGACTGGGAGGCGTTCACGTGGTCGTTGGGGTGGACCTCGCGGCCGAGGCGCTCGGTGGCGAGGGTGGCGATCACCTCATTGGTGTTCATGTTCGACGAGGTGCCCGAGCCCGTCTGGAACACGTCGACCGGGAAGTGCGCGTCCCAGCGGCCCGAGGCGACCTCGGCGGCGGCCTCCTGGATCGCGGCGGAGATGTCCGGATCCAGTACCTTCAGCTCGGCGTTGACCTTGGCCGCCGCGCCCTTGATCCGGGCCAGCGCCTCGATGTGCGCCCGTTCGAGCCGCTGCCCGGAGACGGGGAAGTTCTCCACCGCCCGCTGGGTCTGGGCGCGCCACTTGGCGTCCGCGGGGACCTTCACCTCGCCCATCGAGTCGTGCTCGATCCGGAACCCGCTGTCACGGGGCGTGTCACCTGACGTGTCGACCATGGTGTTTAAACCTCCTGAAAAAGATGAGCACTTCTCTTGTTCCATGTATTCCCAAGTCGCCTACCGACCAGTAAATACCGGGGGTAACCACTACCGGGAGGCGCAATGAGGCGCACCAGCACCAGACTTCGAGGGCTCGGAAGCCTTCGCCGGCTCCGTGTCACGGTCGCGGCCGCCGTCGCTCTCGCGGCCGCCGTCGGCGGTATGGCCGCCGCCGGACCCGCGGGCGCGACGGAGTCGGGTACCAGCTCTATCGCATCCACCCCTCTCCCGCCCGCGCTGGAAGCCGTCCGGGCCGCCGAGGCCACCCAGCTGTACGGGAGCCCCGCCGAGCGCCCGCTCGGCGACCGCAGGACCGGGCTGATCTCGCTCGGCGACAGCGAGATCTCCGGCGAGGGCGTCGGCACCTACGACCCCGGCACCAACGGGCCGGACAACTGGTGCCACCGCTCGCCGGACGCCGCCATCCACCGCACGGGCATCGCGGCGGACGTCACGTACAACGTCTCGTGTTCCGGCGCCTATACCGGAAACATCAAGATCGGCGGAAACAAGCAGTACGCCGACGAACTCGTGCAGAGCGACAGCCTCGCGATCAAGGCCCGCAACACCCGCATCAAGATGATCGTCCTGGTCGCCGGGGCCAACGACGACCTCCAGTTCGGCCCGGTCATGACCGACTGCGTGGTCCGCTACATCAGCCTCCAGGGCCCCTGCGAACCGAAGTACGCGGGCGGCTGGCAGGCCCGGGTCGACGCGCTGGTCCCCAAGGTCGAGCAGACCGTCCGCGACCTGCGCACCGTCATGACGGGCGCCGGGTACGCCAACAACGACTACAAGCTCGTCCTCATGGGCTACCCGAGCCCGATCGGCCCGGACTTCCGCGACAACCCGAAGTTCCCCGGCAAGCTGGTCTGCGGCGGGCTCGGCTACGACTCCGACACCGTCTGGGGCCGCAACACCGCCGTGCCCGCCTTCCAGGTCGGCATGCGCAGGGCCGCCGCCGCCACGGGGGCGTCCTACCTCGACAACTCGCGGCTCTTCCACGGCCACGAGGTGTGCACCGAGGAGACCTGGGCGCGCGGGCTGTTCATCGACGCGAGCAAGCCGGGCCTGCCCGACGAGAACTCCGTCCGCCAGTCCTTCCACCCCAACGCGGCAGGCCACCGGGCCTTCGCCTCCTGCCTCACCCAGCTGTACGACTCCGGGCTGCGCGAGGCG
The nucleotide sequence above comes from Streptomyces sp. NBC_01116. Encoded proteins:
- a CDS encoding SpoIIE family protein phosphatase; its protein translation is MTEHPTSHEGRQPLAARQQERTRPRQQDAAAAAAAAAVPAPAAAPNPGPGAAAEAQAATRREGDRLRFVGAATRRIARGIDLDEIVLGLCRASVPTFSDAILVYLRDPLPVGDERPVSPFVLRLRRSDRLRVSGEEAGEATGSETERLRPLILDPQADLMPAAELCEVRAGGALAEVLRGVRPVFGDSAAARAALPELLGPGRSVPTGHRAILAPLRGRRRVIGAAVFVRGTERTPFEASDLLVAAQLATHTALGIDKAVLYGREAYIADELQRTMLPDSLPQPTGVRLASRYLPAAETARVGGDWYDAIPLPGSRVALVVGDVMGHSMTSAAIMGQLRTTAQTLAQLDLPPQEVLHHLDEQAQRLGSDRMATCLYAVYDPVAHRITIANAGHPPPVLLHLGGRAEVLVVPPGAPIGVGGVDFEAVELDAPAGATLLLYTDGLVESRLRDVWTGIEQLRERLAATAQLTGDDHSPPLEALCDDVLDMLGPGDRDDDIALLAARFDGIAPSDVAYWYLEPEDAAPGRARRLARRALSRWGLDDLADEVELLVSEVVTNAVRYAERPVTLRLLRTDVLRCEVGDDSPQLPRQRRARETDEGGRGLFLVNRLARRWGATRLSTGKVVWFEMAPRGQ
- a CDS encoding DUF402 domain-containing protein, with the protein product MTGTGEHARWAPGDRILWRYRDNGRAHRTAGAPPVHICRPVTVVQDTDELLAVWMAPGTECVRPVLADGTQVHAEPLATRYTAPRTTARSTWFGSGVLKLARPGDPWSVWLFWDRGWMFRNWYVNLEEPRTRWSGGVDSEDHFLDISVNPDRSWKWLDEDEFAQAQQVGLMDRETAARVRAAGLAAVEVITGWGTPFRDGWEHWRPDPRWQVPPLPDDWDRTPARMPS
- a CDS encoding class II fumarate hydratase, whose protein sequence is MVDTSGDTPRDSGFRIEHDSMGEVKVPADAKWRAQTQRAVENFPVSGQRLERAHIEALARIKGAAAKVNAELKVLDPDISAAIQEAAAEVASGRWDAHFPVDVFQTGSGTSSNMNTNEVIATLATERLGREVHPNDHVNASQSSNDVFPSSIHIAATAAVTADLIPALDHLAESLGRKSAEFAEVVKSGRTHLMDATPVTLGQEFGGYAAQIRYGVERLRASLPRLAELPLGGTAVGTGINTPPGFSAAVIAEVADATGLPLTEARDHFEAQGARDGLVETSGQLRTIAVSLTKICNDLRWMASGPRTGLAEIALPDLQPGSSIMPGKVNPVVPEAVLMVAAQVTGNDATVATAGAAGNFELNVMLPVIAKNLLESVRLLARASRLLADRTVNGITADVERARAYAESSPSVVTPLNKYIGYEEAAKVAKKSLRDGTTIRETVLASGYVERGDLTMEQLDEALDVLRMTRP
- a CDS encoding ricin-type beta-trefoil lectin domain protein, producing MRRTSTRLRGLGSLRRLRVTVAAAVALAAAVGGMAAAGPAGATESGTSSIASTPLPPALEAVRAAEATQLYGSPAERPLGDRRTGLISLGDSEISGEGVGTYDPGTNGPDNWCHRSPDAAIHRTGIAADVTYNVSCSGAYTGNIKIGGNKQYADELVQSDSLAIKARNTRIKMIVLVAGANDDLQFGPVMTDCVVRYISLQGPCEPKYAGGWQARVDALVPKVEQTVRDLRTVMTGAGYANNDYKLVLMGYPSPIGPDFRDNPKFPGKLVCGGLGYDSDTVWGRNTAVPAFQVGMRRAAAATGASYLDNSRLFHGHEVCTEETWARGLFIDASKPGLPDENSVRQSFHPNAAGHRAFASCLTQLYDSGLREASCADPAGTGKPVLTGAAFDDLFAPLRNEATGACVDVPASVTRNGTALGGWDCHGGRNQSWWYDAGTQTARTALSHDRCLDVPGAKYDAGATLVVWDCSGAANQKFVRQAGTVRPAAATNLCLTLAGAKDPLKLRTCDGSANQRFA